In the genome of Natronorubrum daqingense, the window CTTCGTAATTACGACTTCGAATAGCGTGCTCACTCACTGGCGAGTTCCTCGAGCAACGTCTCTAGCTCGTAACTCTGGAGCGCGTCCCGCTCTTCGATGGCCGAAATCACGAACGTCGAATCGGTCCGGTCGACGCCTTCGATCTGTTCGAACTCCGCGATCAGTCGTTCGACCATCTCGCTGGCGCTCAGTCGAGCGAGGACGATGAAGTCGGTTTTCCCCATCGTAAAGTAGACGTTCGTGACGCCCTCGACGGTCAGCAGTCGGTCGGCGAACTCCTCGTAGGAGCCCTGATAATCGGCGTGAACCTCGACGAGGACCGTCACGCCGAGGCCGAGTTCCTCGAGGTCGATCTCGTAGCGATCGTTCGTGATGATTCCCTCCTCTCGGAGGTTGCTCAACCGATAGTGGATCGTAGAGACCGGTATCCCAGTGGCTTCGTGGAGTCGTTCCGGGCTCCCGGTCTCGAGTTCCGAAATTGCCTTCAGCAGTCGCACGTCGCGCTCGTCCATGGAGTAACACTCAGCGTTCGGTTCGAATATATCCTTCGTCTGACGTACTTGGACATATCTATAACACAGTCCATCAGTGTGGCAGTACATTCGGATGTGATCCATATGTGTGGTTCTTGATTCGCCTCAGAGAGTGAGCTTGTAGAAGGATCTAAATATACCCCTCCATTCTGAATCGGATATGACTCATCTACTCTCCCGCCGATCTGAGTACCGAGAACTGGTGCTCTTTTCGATACTCGCACTCTGCTGGGGAAGTTCGTTCGTCGCAATCGAAGTCGGCCTCGAGTACGTCCCACCGTTGTTGTTCGCCGCCTTTCGCTACCTCGTCGCGGGCGCAATCGTCTTCGCATATGCGGTGATCGCAACCGACCGAATACGGCCACGGACTCGCGGCGAGTGGCTCGCCGTCTCCATCGCGGGCGTCTTCGTGATCGGTCTCTACCACGGGCTCTTGTACCTCGGTGAGCTCTACGTCTCGGGAGCAGTCGCCGCAACGGTCGTCAGTACGGCCCCGATTCTGACGGTCGTCTTCGCCAGTCTCCTGTTGCCGAATCAGCGAATCAACGGACTCAGCGTTATCGGGTTCGTCCTCGGACTGGTAGGTGTAATCCTCGTCGTTCGACCGTCTCCAGCATCGCTCCACGGCGACATGACGTACGGGGCGATACTCGTCCTTGGTGCTGCGATTACCTTCGCGCTCGGGAGCGTCCTCGTCCGACCGATCGAGTCCGCACTGCCGATCGAAACGCTCCAGGCGTGGGCGATGCTCATCGGTGCCGGCGTCCTGTTCGCCTGGGCGGGCGTTCGCGGTGAGTCGATGGCTGGCGTCGAATTGACGACGACAGCGTTGCTCTCGTACGCGTACCTGACGATTATCTCCGGTGTCTTCGCGTTCTTGCTCTACTTCGAGTTGCTCGAGCAAAGCGGACCGACGCAGGTCAACCTCGTGGGCTACGCCGAACCTGCCGTCGCGATCGTCGTCAGTTGGCTTGTGCTCGGCTCGGTCGTCGACTCGATTACGATCGTCGGATTGCTCACGATCCTCGTGGGCTTTCTCGTCATCAAGCGAAACGCGATCCGCTCCGCTCTGGTATCGACGCGTTCGGGCAAGCCAGATCGGGGACTTCCTGAGACGTACGTCGAAGCCAGCACTGAACCCCACCTCGAAGCCACCACCGAAACCCACGCTAAAGCCAGAACAGATGGCGGGGTCGTCCCCGAGTCCGACTCGAGTGAGTTACCCAACGAGCGCTAACCCCTAGAGTTCGAAGCGGTAGTCCCTCGGGTCTGACGGCCTCGTTCGTATCGTGCTCAACGGACTATCCGTTTCGTACTCGACGACTCCGCTCCTACTGTACCTCCGCTCTTACTGTACCTCTGCTCGTACTGCACCTCCGCTCCTACTGTACCTCCGCTCGTACTGCACCTCCGCTCTTACTGTCCTCGAAGACCCGAACGTAACGTAAATCGCTAGTAAGAGCTCTTCTGGCACTCAATCGGTCAGCTCTCCCGTGTACTCACCGTCGACCCGCACTGCAGTGTCGTCGGTCGTCGTCTCGGTCGAGTCTGCGTCGGTTCCGAGTGCCGACTCGAGTCCTTCACTGTCCAGTGAATCTTCCCCGGCGTACGTCACGAGCGTACTGGCGTGTGCGCCGTCGGATTCGACCGCGAGGTGTTGGTGAACGGCCGACGCATCCTCGAAGGCCCCGAATTCGAACTCGAGGCTCTCCTCGTCTTCCGCCGGTTGCTCGCCGTCGATCGTCTCGGCGGGAAGGGCCTCGTCGTCGGTGTACACACCGAGCGTGATCCCTCCCGATTCGCCCGTCCGGAGCAGCCACTCGAAGTCGTCGTCGGTTTCGTGTTTGGGCTCTCGGTCGCCAGTTGCTGTCTCGACGATTCTGTCGACTCCCTCGAGTGCGTCGTACTCGTCGTCGTTCGGATTCGGGTACGAAAAGGCGTACACGCCGTCGGTGATCCCGACGATTTCGTCGGTT includes:
- a CDS encoding Lrp/AsnC family transcriptional regulator, producing the protein MDERDVRLLKAISELETGSPERLHEATGIPVSTIHYRLSNLREEGIITNDRYEIDLEELGLGVTVLVEVHADYQGSYEEFADRLLTVEGVTNVYFTMGKTDFIVLARLSASEMVERLIAEFEQIEGVDRTDSTFVISAIEERDALQSYELETLLEELASE
- a CDS encoding DMT family transporter — its product is MTHLLSRRSEYRELVLFSILALCWGSSFVAIEVGLEYVPPLLFAAFRYLVAGAIVFAYAVIATDRIRPRTRGEWLAVSIAGVFVIGLYHGLLYLGELYVSGAVAATVVSTAPILTVVFASLLLPNQRINGLSVIGFVLGLVGVILVVRPSPASLHGDMTYGAILVLGAAITFALGSVLVRPIESALPIETLQAWAMLIGAGVLFAWAGVRGESMAGVELTTTALLSYAYLTIISGVFAFLLYFELLEQSGPTQVNLVGYAEPAVAIVVSWLVLGSVVDSITIVGLLTILVGFLVIKRNAIRSALVSTRSGKPDRGLPETYVEASTEPHLEATTETHAKARTDGGVVPESDSSELPNER